In Carassius auratus strain Wakin chromosome 41, ASM336829v1, whole genome shotgun sequence, the DNA window ATTATATACTAGTAAAAGCTGATAAGATATACGAACAGCTATATAGGCATATTCTATATaatcatataaatgcatattctAATTTCTGTATTCAATTAGAAATACACATGCTGCTGAGAAAGATTGTAATACTAGACTAACAGCTAATCAACAGCTTAACAAGTAACTCAATATGATATACAATCTTTTTCACTCACAAAACTGCAtcatattttaatgcatcataaaAATATTGTTCATAATCTGAAGTTTTTTATACCACAAGCGCTTTCCAATTTGAAGTGCTGACAGAATATTACACCAATATGGCAAAATCAGAAATAATAAAACCCTCTCAGATGCTGAGGATTGTTCAGAATTAAACATGAAGACGTCAGTGGTTATTTTCAAGAGGTGAACTCTTACATCAGCAAAAGAGTCCGGCTTCAGATGACTTTAGCAACTTGCAATCGACCAGTTCTTGGCATGACACAGCATTTCATAGTCCGCAACTCTAGAGTAAACCATGCATGGTCCATTAGCAGCGTCATTCGGAGATCTTCCTGCATTTTATCTTTTGTTGGAGTTTAAAATTTGGCGACAGCAAGTGAAGGAGAACTCCACGTCCAATGCAGTCTTAGTTTTGCTGTTCAATCACAAGAAAGAGAGACACAATCTTTAGTGCAATCTCAACTAGGGCTGATGCtgtgtttatatacatatctATTTATATGTGCGTGTGTACCTCAGTGTATGACGGGGGAGATGGGGGGAGATGATGCTCGCTACTGCGCATGAATATAGGACTGTCATCCTCATCATAATCATCTAAGAGGGGAATGAAGGAACTATCCATGCGATTGTCCTGGGAGATCTCGCTATAGCTGGGTGGACAGGATGGGAGTGACACGCAGGTGCTGGAGGTATTATTGTTGTCCTGGCTGCTCATGCTACTGGTGCGACTGTTCATGCCATTGTAGGGGATCGTCCCGATGACCAGAGGAAGATCTAAGAGGAGCTTCTCACTTCCTGGGATATGCAAGTAGATCTAAGCCGGAGAGAAAGAGACACCATACACTCTTTAAAAAAGGTTCCAAAAGAaggtttttgcagtgatgccttTGCAGAATAATTTAAGGTTCCCCAAAGtaagtgaacagttcttaaaatgttttattcttagTGTGAAGAAGGTTCCATCTATgctcataaagaacctttatttttaaaagtataaacCGCCGGTGGAGTATAAAGCATTTGCATTGATTATCAAGGATTTAACTCACCCTTAGACAATAGTCAACATGGATAATGTCACAGCCAAGGATAGTTGGCTTCAGCTTTGGCACAGGAAGTACTCTCCCCCGCCACACATCACACATGCCGGAGATGATGTGGTTTCCTCTGACAGAAATTAGTTTCTTGTGAAACTCTTTGGTGCGGCCGTTCGCCCGGTAAATGTGCTTAGCTATGATGGCGGCTTTAGGAACGACAATCCGAGAACAAGAGTTCTCAAATTGAGCATCGATGCAAATGTCTTCTCCTTCACAGTAACCCTTCCGGCCTATGCAAGCGGACACGGAAACACTGCCATCGGGAATAAACATGCAGGTGACTTTCTTGTGTTTTGCTCCTGTAACTGGATCCTGAGAGTAAGCAGAAGGGGCTGCGTTAGTTTCTTACATTTGAATCATGCCATTTCAAAGAAATGTGTCATTTGTCTGGACTTAATCACCGTGAGCTCTTGGGTGTTGACATCAATGGGTTCCACCACCTCAAAATACTGCTTACATTCCGCATATGGCTGGCTGGATTTCTCTATGACTGCCTTCACGTAGTATTGGACTGAGCCAAACTTTCCCACATAGGAGGAAACAAGGCACCTGGTCAGAAGGGGTAGATCTTACATTAAAATTgtggattatttaaatgcaacatttGTAATGGGGAACTTTGTAAAGAAAACCCACCCTGCCGGTGGAAGTTCGAACCCGAACATGAACTCGTATCTGTTTCCAGGCCTGAGAGTGATGGGTCCATCTGCATCTGCGAAGGAGAAACATTTGATTCTCATTATTTACTAATGTTCATGTCTATTGAATTTTCAATTTAgataagattttaattttaataaacaattgTTAAATTTACATTCAACTCCTACCAACCTCCctcatttattaatttaccaCCTTTTGATTTTTGCTCTATGCACAATACTAAATTCTAACAAAGAGACCAATTAGACACTAAAAAGGCACAAAAAACTAGGGGAGAAAGTTAGTCAGAGCCAACCATTAGAGTTCTTTAAATTCTGCattatgtttaaaataagtacatttacgatttaaaaatttttaattacaacTTATCACTTAGATTTagttaatatatttcaatatagcaagttatttatttttgttcaacattTCTTTAAGACTGTTGACGGTTAGATAGCTTTGCAAAAACAACGTTAAAAGCCCTCCGGAAAATACTGATTGAGTTAATCAAAGCTTGTGTCTCACCTGTTGGCTGATGATCGAGGTGAAGAACTTCTTCATATTTCAGGTACTCAATCTCCTCCCTGCAGTGCATCTTCCCTTTTTTATAATCGACTTTAGCGCATCCGATTCCGAACAGTTTAACTGCGGAGATGTGCACCACCTCGGCCACCTCCACTATCACCCGCCCGGCCACTTTATCTCCGCCGCTGTACGCGCTCTTGTTCGGGTCACTAAACTGAACCTCGAAGGCCTTGGGTTTCTTTGTTAGTACACCCATTTtgctgttttattaatattaactcCAATAATGTCACTAAACGTTTTATTATAGTCCTAAAGGTAATTCTTTCTAATGTAACTGATTTAATAAGCTCACCACTATGGctgatattattaattatttacttagTATTAGATGCTTTAGTCGTTTGTTGATGATCTGATCTGTCTGTAAACACTGAGTGAGTGGTTTTATAGTTCACACGGCCGCTGTGCCGATGATGCGAGCTGGACACACATGGGCATCAGTGCTGGAGAGCCACATGCGCCTCGTGGATCTCTCCGAGCACGTCTCTCTCATAGGACACACAGGCTGTTTGCGTCCACCCAGGCCAATGAGAGCCCGTCCCAGGCGCGTGGACTGCTCGTGGGTAAGGGGCAGGAGTTGTTGAGGGGGTGGAGTATCAACGCGCACTGGATACTCCTGTGCCCAGCTCCAACACAACATGTTAGAGAATTTATGGCACCAAAAAATGTGGTTTTCTTAGAAGTACATAGAGTTCCATGTAAATGCATTGCgcagtattattatattattatgttactGTCGAAGTATGACGGTGCTGTCACATTATGTTTATTTAAGGGTATACCATAGTAACAAATGATGACCAGATGCATTTGCCATAGTATTTAA includes these proteins:
- the LOC113059337 gene encoding thioredoxin-interacting protein-like; its protein translation is MGVLTKKPKAFEVQFSDPNKSAYSGGDKVAGRVIVEVAEVVHISAVKLFGIGCAKVDYKKGKMHCREEIEYLKYEEVLHLDHQPTDADGPITLRPGNRYEFMFGFELPPAGCLVSSYVGKFGSVQYYVKAVIEKSSQPYAECKQYFEVVEPIDVNTQELTDPVTGAKHKKVTCMFIPDGSVSVSACIGRKGYCEGEDICIDAQFENSCSRIVVPKAAIIAKHIYRANGRTKEFHKKLISVRGNHIISGMCDVWRGRVLPVPKLKPTILGCDIIHVDYCLRIYLHIPGSEKLLLDLPLVIGTIPYNGMNSRTSSMSSQDNNNTSSTCVSLPSCPPSYSEISQDNRMDSSFIPLLDDYDEDDSPIFMRSSEHHLPPSPPSYTEQN